A genomic region of Ochotona princeps isolate mOchPri1 chromosome 17, mOchPri1.hap1, whole genome shotgun sequence contains the following coding sequences:
- the CCDC47 gene encoding PAT complex subunit CCDC47, translating to MKAFRAFCVVLLVFASVSEAKFDDFEDEDDIVEYDDNDFAEFEDVLEDSVTDSPQRVVTTEDDEDETTVELEGQDENQEGDFEDADTQEGDTESEPYDDEEFEGYEDKPDTTSSKNKDPITIVDVPAHLQNSWESYYLEILMVTGLLAYIMNYIIGKNKNSRLAQAWFNTHRELLESNFTLVGDDGTNKEATSTGRLTQENEHVYNLWCSGRVCCEGMLIQLRFLKRQDLLNVLARMMRPMSDQVQIKVTMNDEDMDTYVFAVGTRKALVRLQKEMQDLSEFCSDKPKSGAKYGLPDSLAILSEMGEVTEGMMDTKMVHFLTHYADKIESVHFSDQFSGPKIMQEEGQPLKLPDTKRTLLFTFNVPGSGNTYPKDMEALLPLMNMVIYSIDKAKKFRLNREGKQKADKNRARVEENFLKLTHVQRQEAAQSRREEKKRAEKERIMNEEDPEKQRRLEEAALRREQKKLEKKQMKMKQIKVKAM from the exons ATGAAAGCCTTCCGTGCTTTTTGTGTTGTCCTTCTGGTGTTTGCGAGCGTCTCTGAAGCCAAGTTTGACGACTTTGAGGACGAGGATGACATAGTGGAGTATGACGATAACGACTTTGCTGAATTCGAGGATGTGCTGGAGGACTCGGTCACCGACTCTCCTCAGCGCGTGGTGACGACCGAGGACGACGAAGACGAGACGACAgtggagctggaagggcaggATGAAAACCAAGAAGGAGACTTTGAAGATGCAGACACTCAG GAGGGAGATACCGAGAGCGAACCATATGATGATGAAGAATTCGAAGGTTACGAAGACAAGCCAGATACTACTTCTAGCAAAAACAAAGACCCAATAACAATTGTTGAT GTTCCTGCGCACCTCCAGAACAGCTGGGAGAGTTATTACCTGGAGATTTTGATGGTGACTGGTCTGCTTGCCTATATCATGAACTACATCattggaaagaataaaaatagtcgcctggctcaggcctggtttAACACTCACAGAGAGCTTTTGGAGAGCAACTTTACCTTAGTGG GGGACGATGGGACGAACAAAGAGGCCACCAGCACGGGGAGGCTGACCCAGGAGAATGAGCACGTGTACAACCTGTGGTGTTCCGGCCGGGTGTGCTGCGAGGGCATGCTGATCCAGCTGCGG ttcctcAAGAGACAAGACTTACTGAACGTCCTGGCCCGGATGATGAGGCCCATGAGTGATCAAGTG caaataaaagtaaCCATGAATGATGAAGACATGGATACCTATGTGTTTGCTGTTGGCACACGGAAAGCTTTGGTACGACTACAGAAGGAGATGCAGGATCTG AGTGAGTTTTGTAGTGataaacctaagtctggagccaAGTATGGACTGCCTGATTCTTTGGCCATCTTGTCAGAGATGGGAGAAGTTACAGAGGGCATGATGGACACAAAG atggtTCATTTCCTTACACATTATGCTGACAAGATTGAATCCGTTCATTTTTCAGACCAGTTCTCTGGTCCAAAAATTATGCAAGA GGAAGGTCAGCCGTTGAAACTTCCTGACACCAAGAGGACACTACTGTTTACATTTAACG TGCCTGGCTCAGGTAACACTTACCCAAAGGATATGGAGGCTTTGCTGCCCCTGATGAACATGGTGATTTATTCTATTGACAAAGCCAAAAAGTTCCGACTCAACAGAGAA GGCAAACAAAAAGCCGATAAGAACCGTGCCCGAGTGGAGGAGAACTTCTTGAAGCTGACTCACGTGCAGagacaggaagcagcacagtCTCGGcgggaagagaagaagagagctGAGAAGGAGCGAATCATGAACGAGGAAGACCCCGAGAAACAGCGCAGGCTAGAG GAAGCCGCCTTGAGGCGTGAGCAAAAGAAACTGGAGAAGAAGCAGATGAAGATGAAGCAAATCAAAGTGAAAGCCATGTAG